From a single Chloracidobacterium thermophilum B genomic region:
- a CDS encoding DNA adenine methylase → MLKARPFLKWAGGKSQLLDQNYYPSDLRAGRIRHDVEPFLGGGAVFFAIARRYPIKSAWLSDINRDLVLTYQAVQQRPAELLEVLERYQKEYDRTPEEQRRDMFLAVRDAFNQSRFDINHATCAAHWVQRAAQLMFLNKTCFNGLFRLNSKGAFNVPFGKYKTAVICDAANLLAASRALQKAEIRQADSTRSAGPRPTKARLSILIRPIVHSAGRPVSPPTPAAVFLMLSKSAWPNFSAGWTGKKTPA, encoded by the coding sequence ATGCTGAAAGCGCGGCCCTTTCTGAAATGGGCAGGCGGAAAAAGCCAACTCTTGGATCAAAACTACTACCCAAGTGACCTGCGAGCCGGTCGCATCAGGCATGATGTCGAGCCTTTCCTGGGCGGCGGGGCGGTGTTTTTTGCCATCGCCCGGCGTTACCCCATCAAAAGCGCCTGGCTTTCAGACATCAACCGGGATTTGGTTCTGACGTATCAGGCGGTGCAACAGCGCCCGGCTGAATTGCTGGAGGTTCTGGAAAGATACCAAAAGGAATATGATCGAACCCCGGAAGAACAACGCCGGGATATGTTTCTGGCCGTACGCGATGCTTTCAACCAAAGCCGGTTTGACATCAACCATGCAACGTGCGCTGCTCATTGGGTTCAGCGGGCGGCACAGCTCATGTTTTTGAACAAGACCTGCTTCAATGGTCTTTTTCGTCTCAACTCGAAAGGAGCCTTCAACGTACCGTTTGGGAAATACAAAACCGCCGTTATCTGTGATGCCGCAAACCTGCTGGCTGCCTCACGCGCCCTGCAAAAGGCGGAAATACGGCAGGCTGACTCTACACGGAGTGCTGGCCCAAGGCCAACGAAAGCACGTTTGTCTATTTTGATCCGCCCTATCGTCCACTCAGCCGGACGGCCAGTTTCACCACCTACACCGGCGGCGGTTTTTCTGATGCTGAGCAAATCCGCCTGGCCCAATTTTTCCGCCGGCTGGACCGGGAAAAAAACGCCCGCCTGA
- the cobO gene encoding cob(I)yrinic acid a,c-diamide adenosyltransferase — MTDEAQHRAQMARKKALQDARIAQATQEKGLIIVHTGPGKGKTTAALGMVFRALGHGMRIGIVQFTKGARESGEAAFARELAGRVDFFALGEGFTWETQDRERDRAAAERAWAKACALMEDPHYDLVVLDELNIVLRDDTLPLEPVMEKLRQKRPALHVVITGRSARPELVELADLVTEMKLVKHPFRSGIKAQRGIEF, encoded by the coding sequence ATGACAGACGAGGCACAGCACCGGGCGCAGATGGCGCGCAAAAAGGCCCTCCAGGACGCGCGCATCGCGCAGGCTACCCAGGAAAAAGGGCTGATCATCGTCCACACGGGCCCCGGAAAGGGAAAAACCACGGCGGCGTTGGGGATGGTGTTTCGGGCACTGGGGCACGGGATGCGGATTGGCATCGTCCAGTTTACGAAGGGGGCGCGGGAGAGCGGGGAAGCTGCCTTTGCCCGGGAACTCGCCGGCCGGGTGGATTTCTTTGCACTGGGCGAAGGTTTCACCTGGGAAACCCAGGATCGGGAACGCGACCGCGCCGCGGCTGAACGTGCCTGGGCCAAAGCCTGCGCCCTGATGGAAGACCCGCACTACGATCTGGTGGTGCTCGATGAACTCAACATTGTCCTGCGCGATGACACGCTGCCTCTGGAACCGGTCATGGAAAAGCTGCGGCAGAAACGTCCGGCGCTCCACGTCGTCATCACCGGGCGCAGCGCCCGCCCGGAGCTGGTCGAGCTGGCCGATCTCGTCACCGAAATGAAGCTTGTCAAACATCCGTTCCGCAGCGGCATCAAGGCGCAGCGGGGCATTGAATTCTAG
- a CDS encoding DUF6683 family protein — protein MPKPCGIWLCPESCFSCGEVPMLNVCRVVLGLWMVLGGVIWVLGQSRPASRPPANPDWYDYERVGRRPTINGRPAREKMHTYEERAGAIFSDRPVTRRGTTLPNAPQRGPRRSVTSYRPVADMLAPEILAQEADGDPLQVRRFYEEALREYRRGLVEQGWPVEDVGSAIAVYLNNHYTVVFGQPMPPGVPYALYELFQGILTEDQDFVASSDRERQLLAESLAILATAMYSQYTSAAGRERERLRQQARANLESFTGQSAEEFRDLVLAIRDRDARQAPPFRAGKDSADGGAVLWVYLSAVSVAARCTGARWYFTKKTT, from the coding sequence ATGCCAAAGCCATGTGGCATTTGGCTGTGCCCGGAATCGTGCTTTTCCTGTGGTGAGGTGCCTATGCTGAATGTATGCCGTGTTGTTCTTGGGTTGTGGATGGTTTTGGGTGGCGTTATCTGGGTGCTAGGGCAGAGCCGGCCGGCTTCCCGCCCTCCGGCCAACCCTGACTGGTATGACTACGAGCGGGTCGGCCGCCGGCCGACCATCAACGGACGCCCGGCCCGGGAGAAGATGCACACCTACGAGGAGCGGGCCGGGGCAATTTTTTCCGACCGCCCGGTGACACGCCGCGGGACGACGCTCCCCAATGCCCCACAGCGCGGCCCGCGCCGCAGTGTCACGAGTTACCGTCCCGTGGCGGATATGCTTGCCCCGGAGATTCTGGCCCAGGAAGCCGATGGCGATCCGCTTCAGGTACGCCGCTTTTATGAGGAAGCCTTGCGGGAGTACCGCCGTGGTCTGGTCGAGCAGGGCTGGCCCGTTGAAGATGTCGGCTCGGCGATTGCGGTGTACCTCAACAACCACTACACCGTCGTTTTCGGCCAGCCGATGCCGCCCGGCGTACCTTATGCGCTGTATGAGCTTTTCCAGGGCATCCTGACAGAAGATCAGGATTTTGTGGCTTCGAGCGACCGCGAGCGGCAACTGCTGGCTGAATCCTTGGCCATTCTGGCAACAGCGATGTACTCGCAATATACGTCGGCGGCCGGACGCGAGCGTGAACGTCTCCGGCAGCAGGCCCGCGCCAATCTGGAATCCTTCACCGGGCAGTCAGCCGAGGAATTCCGTGACTTGGTGCTGGCCATCCGTGACCGGGATGCGCGGCAAGCCCCGCCGTTCAGGGCGGGGAAGGATAGCGCAGACGGCGGAGCCGTCCTTTGGGTTTATCTCAGTGCGGTGTCTGTTGCTGCTCGATGTACTGGCGCACGATGGTATTTCACCAAAAAGACCACGTGA
- a CDS encoding RNA-guided endonuclease InsQ/TnpB family protein, with protein MQRLQAFRFELMPNGQQERQMRRFAGACRFIYNKALALQKERYERGEKKLGYAGLCKLLTEWRNSAETAWLADAPIHPLQQKLKDLERAYGNFFAKRADFPRFKKKGRSDSFRYPDPKQIKLDQGHSRIFLPKLGWLRYRNSRKVLGDLRNVTVSLSGGKWFVSIQTEREVEQAIPQGGAVGIDMGIARFATLSDGTFYAPLNSFKRHEVALRKAQQAMSRKVKFSNNWKKAKARVQRIHSRIGNARRDFLHKASTAISKNHAMVCIEDLQVRNMSKSAAGTADAPGRNVRAKSGLNKSILDQGWYGFRRQLDYKLAWKGGHLIAVPPQNTSRTCPGCGHVSADNRQTQARFVCVACGYENNADVVGAINILSRGIQLLRDEGQDTANALVGMQVDWLPVSARMACGSNCIGSRKQEPAETTARGAIRA; from the coding sequence ATGCAACGCCTCCAGGCCTTCAGATTCGAACTCATGCCAAACGGCCAGCAGGAGCGGCAGATGCGCCGCTTCGCTGGCGCTTGCCGGTTCATCTACAACAAGGCATTGGCCTTGCAGAAGGAGCGCTACGAGCGTGGCGAGAAGAAGCTCGGCTATGCCGGGCTGTGCAAGCTGCTCACTGAGTGGCGCAATAGCGCAGAGACGGCTTGGCTGGCCGATGCACCGATTCACCCGCTGCAACAGAAACTCAAGGACTTGGAGCGCGCCTACGGCAACTTCTTCGCCAAACGCGCCGACTTTCCGCGCTTCAAGAAGAAGGGGCGGTCGGACAGCTTCCGCTATCCCGACCCCAAGCAAATCAAACTCGATCAGGGCCATAGCCGTATCTTTTTGCCCAAGCTCGGTTGGCTGCGCTATCGCAACAGCCGGAAAGTGCTGGGCGATCTGCGCAACGTCACCGTCAGCCTGAGCGGCGGCAAGTGGTTCGTTTCCATTCAGACCGAGCGAGAGGTCGAGCAGGCCATCCCGCAGGGTGGCGCGGTCGGCATCGACATGGGTATTGCCCGGTTCGCTACGCTCTCGGACGGCACGTTCTACGCACCCCTCAACAGCTTCAAGCGGCATGAGGTTGCCCTGCGCAAAGCGCAGCAAGCCATGAGCCGCAAGGTCAAGTTCAGCAACAACTGGAAGAAGGCGAAAGCCCGCGTCCAGCGCATCCATTCCCGCATCGGCAACGCCCGCCGCGATTTCCTGCACAAGGCCTCGACCGCGATCAGCAAAAACCACGCGATGGTGTGTATCGAGGACTTGCAGGTGCGTAATATGTCCAAGTCGGCGGCAGGCACGGCAGATGCGCCGGGAAGAAACGTTCGGGCCAAGTCCGGCCTGAACAAATCCATTCTCGACCAGGGCTGGTACGGGTTCCGCCGCCAACTGGACTACAAGCTGGCGTGGAAAGGCGGCCATCTCATTGCCGTGCCGCCGCAGAACACCAGTCGCACTTGCCCAGGCTGCGGCCACGTGTCGGCGGACAACCGCCAGACCCAAGCCCGGTTCGTATGCGTGGCGTGCGGCTATGAGAATAACGCCGACGTTGTTGGTGCGATCAACATCCTTTCTCGCGGGATACAACTATTGCGGGACGAAGGGCAGGACACGGCCAACGCTTTGGTCGGGATGCAGGTGGACTGGCTGCCTGTGTCAGCCCGGATGGCCTGTGGATCGAACTGCATAGGCAGTCGGAAGCAGGAACCCGCCGAGACGACGGCGCGTGGAGCGATCCGTGCGTAG
- a CDS encoding class I SAM-dependent methyltransferase, producing MISLESPSATLSTLAPRAVGASPCQLCGNPESVVLANRGRHGKPLRTVICLQCGLVWSDPLPHNPREFYTQHYRLHYKGTYTPKPKHILRAGRLALARCQTIRHLLPTPQTILDVGSGGGEFIYLLHKLGHTVQGIEPNRGYAEYAESEYGLQVHIGFAQDVALPEEHFDLITMWHVLEHTERPAEVLLKLHRLLKPSGILVIEVPNVEATCQAPQNTFHEAHIFNFNLSTLQKLAEKTGFTGIGQLTSDDGGNITLFARKNAEKNGAPAALAIPGNAESIIRIVRGHTPLKHYTTAHPYRRLWHRLRQYFAEQYGTRDFTSGKALLDQLYAPTIRRHVHHGTPHQEPACQTPPMTRFRNQVTAYMRHHISRQV from the coding sequence ATGATTTCTCTGGAAAGCCCATCTGCAACCCTCTCCACTCTGGCTCCGCGTGCCGTGGGCGCATCGCCATGCCAACTGTGCGGCAACCCTGAAAGCGTTGTCCTGGCTAACCGCGGCCGCCATGGGAAACCTCTCCGAACGGTGATCTGCCTTCAGTGCGGGCTGGTCTGGTCAGACCCGCTTCCCCATAACCCCCGTGAGTTCTACACACAACACTACCGCCTCCACTACAAAGGCACGTACACGCCCAAACCAAAGCATATTCTGCGCGCCGGCAGGTTGGCACTGGCACGCTGTCAGACCATCCGGCATCTGCTGCCGACCCCACAGACGATCCTGGATGTGGGTTCCGGGGGAGGGGAGTTCATCTATCTGCTTCACAAACTGGGTCACACCGTGCAGGGCATTGAGCCAAACCGGGGTTATGCGGAATATGCCGAAAGTGAGTATGGGCTTCAGGTCCATATCGGCTTTGCTCAGGATGTGGCCTTGCCGGAAGAACACTTTGACCTGATCACGATGTGGCACGTCCTGGAGCATACCGAACGACCGGCCGAAGTCCTGTTGAAACTGCACCGGCTGCTGAAGCCCAGCGGGATACTGGTTATCGAAGTGCCGAATGTTGAGGCGACCTGCCAGGCGCCCCAAAACACCTTTCACGAAGCCCACATCTTCAACTTCAACCTCTCAACGCTGCAAAAGCTTGCTGAAAAAACAGGCTTCACCGGGATTGGTCAACTGACCTCCGACGATGGCGGGAACATCACCCTTTTTGCCCGGAAAAACGCAGAAAAAAACGGCGCTCCGGCGGCGCTTGCGATTCCGGGAAATGCGGAAAGCATCATCCGCATTGTCCGGGGACACACGCCGTTGAAGCATTACACAACCGCACATCCCTATCGCCGGTTGTGGCATCGCCTCCGGCAGTATTTTGCCGAGCAGTACGGGACACGCGATTTCACCAGCGGCAAGGCCCTGCTTGACCAGCTTTATGCGCCCACCATCCGCCGGCACGTACACCACGGCACACCGCATCAGGAACCAGCATGTCAAACCCCGCCGATGACCCGGTTCAGGAACCAGGTCACAGCCTACATGAGACACCACATCAGCCGGCAGGTCTGA
- the cobN gene encoding cobaltochelatase subunit CobN, translating into MGIYHPTNPGGTPPKSKSSRYTVVAAGQSDNRCREAHDNPYRLRPDVVFISASDTELTVLEAARAQLPDGFPPLHMHPSYALQTPAEVAAFLSDIAPTARLVIVRILGGRAYFREGLEQLRAMHHRTGVALLALPGDDRPDADLADYTTVAPEVAARFFAYCVAGGSANYAQGLRYLSDQVLGTTFDAAPPAAMPLCGLYHPDAADLEVTATLDIETFGRHHWRDPTAPLVGVLFYRAYWQSRDLAVVDALIRALEATSCRVLPVFCYSLRELAPETLAAYFGQPGQARVEVIVSLVSYALAEIGHGPRGPQAAGATLEALVNLGIPVIQGLTVRETLAAWEANPAGLSPLDAAMKVVMAEFDGRIISTVVGVQEPTPSGAGRQKPIPGQVERLAAFAARWARLRRLPNHTKRLAIVLTNFANRNGRVGSAVGLDTPASVLNLLRALRARGYHVGELPPDGDTLMAELLARGGYEAPMLSAEQKPSAAHYRTVDYQAWFATLPAVCQAELRATWGEPPGRVMVEGDVGYIAGRRYGNVLVLIQPPRGYGENPRAIYHSGELVPPHHYLAVYHWLRSVFGVDAIIHCGKHGTVEWLPGKSLGLSDRCYPQLVLPDTPVLYPFLIGDPGEGLQAKRRWQSVLVSHLPPPMTQAEADQEGELAPLQGLLAELARADQLDPDKRSLIVDAIWEAVVAANLHHDLGYTARPDEDALPAFLKKLDGYLCDLGEIQIRHGLHILGEVPAGERLVDFLCALARQGGTSCLGLPAALVRDLNLPADLLTLPAETPWSPAATPPSLAVLSDTPITTVGRLRRAIDAAVRNLVWQLAERNFAPMAVTDLTGEKPETQRTLTYLVEDILPRIRQAPEEIRNLLDALEGKSIPPGPSGAPTRGRVDVLPTGRNFYAVDIRAVPSRFAWQVGRQLGDALLTTYVRQQGRFPEVIGLTLWGTANMRTQGDDLAQVLWLLGVEPVWNVTNQRLAGLRLLPVEQLQRPRIDVVVRVSGFFRDAFPNLLALLDDAVNLAAEADEPDEWNYVRKHVRVEEQQRIAAGTPPEVARQQARFRVFSNRPGVYGVGILAAIAEGAWTSREDLAQIYLRWSGYAYTAGEYGTPAETILAARLAACEVVAQNQDNREHDILDSDDYMQFHGGMAAAVHNLRGELPPTLLGDSSDPARPQVRSLDEELRRVLRARVTNPKWLRAIQEHGYKGALEMAATVDYLFGYSALTGLVADWMYERVAEAYLFDEAAAAFLRRSNPWAQRDIAARLLEAARRGLWAQPPPAVLRRLAAVQATAEEAIQQAEVNCDRET; encoded by the coding sequence ATGGGGATTTACCACCCGACGAATCCCGGCGGGACGCCGCCCAAATCCAAATCGTCGCGGTACACCGTTGTCGCCGCCGGGCAAAGTGACAACCGCTGCCGTGAAGCGCACGACAACCCCTACCGGCTGCGGCCGGATGTCGTCTTCATCTCCGCCTCTGATACCGAGCTGACGGTACTGGAAGCCGCCCGGGCCCAACTGCCGGATGGCTTCCCACCGCTGCACATGCACCCCAGCTACGCCCTGCAAACACCGGCCGAAGTGGCGGCGTTTCTGTCCGACATCGCTCCCACCGCCCGCCTGGTGATTGTCCGCATCCTGGGCGGACGGGCATACTTTCGGGAAGGCTTGGAACAGTTGCGCGCCATGCACCACCGAACGGGCGTGGCACTGCTGGCGCTGCCGGGGGATGACCGGCCTGATGCTGACCTGGCCGACTACACGACGGTTGCGCCGGAGGTAGCCGCGAGATTCTTTGCCTACTGCGTCGCTGGCGGCAGCGCCAACTATGCCCAAGGGCTGCGGTACTTGTCCGATCAGGTGCTGGGCACCACCTTTGACGCCGCGCCGCCGGCCGCCATGCCGCTGTGTGGGTTGTACCACCCCGACGCGGCCGACCTGGAAGTGACCGCGACACTGGACATCGAAACCTTCGGCCGCCACCACTGGCGCGACCCAACCGCACCGTTGGTGGGTGTACTGTTTTACCGGGCCTACTGGCAGAGCCGCGATCTGGCCGTTGTGGATGCGCTCATACGCGCGCTCGAAGCCACTTCCTGCCGGGTGCTGCCGGTCTTTTGCTACAGCCTGCGGGAGCTGGCGCCGGAAACACTGGCCGCTTACTTCGGGCAGCCTGGTCAGGCCCGGGTGGAAGTCATCGTGAGTCTGGTCAGCTACGCCCTGGCTGAAATCGGCCACGGGCCGCGCGGCCCACAAGCTGCCGGAGCCACCCTGGAAGCCCTGGTCAATCTGGGGATTCCTGTCATCCAGGGCCTTACGGTACGCGAGACACTGGCCGCCTGGGAAGCCAACCCGGCCGGATTGTCGCCGCTCGATGCCGCCATGAAAGTCGTCATGGCGGAGTTCGACGGACGGATTATCTCGACCGTGGTCGGCGTTCAGGAGCCAACCCCTTCCGGTGCCGGCCGCCAGAAACCCATTCCGGGGCAGGTGGAGCGGCTGGCTGCCTTCGCCGCCCGGTGGGCGCGGCTGCGTCGCCTGCCCAACCACACGAAGCGGCTGGCGATTGTGCTGACGAACTTTGCCAACCGCAACGGACGGGTCGGCAGCGCCGTCGGGTTGGACACACCGGCTTCCGTCCTCAACCTTCTGCGGGCGCTGCGCGCACGGGGCTACCACGTCGGCGAACTGCCGCCGGACGGCGACACCCTTATGGCGGAACTGCTGGCCCGGGGCGGATACGAAGCGCCCATGCTTTCCGCAGAACAGAAACCATCGGCAGCGCACTACCGCACAGTGGACTACCAGGCGTGGTTTGCAACCCTGCCGGCGGTGTGCCAGGCGGAACTCCGGGCAACCTGGGGCGAGCCGCCGGGCCGCGTCATGGTGGAAGGCGATGTGGGCTACATTGCCGGACGGCGCTACGGAAACGTTCTGGTGCTCATTCAGCCGCCGCGTGGGTACGGGGAAAACCCAAGGGCGATCTACCACAGCGGGGAACTCGTCCCGCCGCACCATTACCTGGCCGTCTATCACTGGCTGCGGTCCGTGTTTGGTGTGGATGCGATCATCCACTGCGGCAAGCACGGCACGGTGGAATGGCTGCCGGGCAAGTCGCTGGGGCTGTCCGACCGGTGCTACCCCCAACTCGTCCTGCCGGATACGCCGGTGCTGTATCCCTTTCTGATTGGCGATCCGGGTGAGGGGCTACAGGCCAAACGGCGGTGGCAGTCCGTTCTGGTCAGCCACCTGCCGCCGCCCATGACGCAGGCCGAAGCCGACCAGGAAGGTGAACTGGCTCCACTTCAGGGGCTTCTGGCGGAACTGGCACGTGCCGACCAACTCGACCCTGACAAACGAAGCCTCATTGTGGACGCCATCTGGGAAGCCGTCGTAGCGGCCAACCTGCACCACGACCTGGGCTACACCGCCCGGCCGGACGAAGACGCCCTGCCGGCGTTTCTGAAAAAACTCGACGGCTATCTCTGTGACCTGGGGGAAATCCAGATTCGTCACGGACTGCACATTCTGGGGGAAGTCCCCGCTGGCGAACGGCTGGTGGACTTCCTCTGTGCGCTGGCACGGCAGGGAGGGACTTCCTGCCTGGGACTGCCGGCAGCGCTGGTGCGCGACCTCAACCTGCCGGCCGACCTCCTGACCCTTCCGGCCGAAACGCCGTGGTCCCCGGCGGCGACACCACCCTCCCTGGCGGTGCTCAGTGACACTCCCATCACCACGGTCGGAAGGCTGCGGCGGGCCATAGACGCCGCTGTACGGAACCTGGTCTGGCAGTTGGCTGAACGGAACTTTGCGCCGATGGCCGTGACCGACCTGACCGGAGAGAAACCGGAGACGCAACGCACACTGACGTATCTTGTAGAAGACATCCTGCCCCGGATACGGCAGGCGCCGGAGGAAATCCGCAACCTGCTGGATGCCCTCGAAGGGAAGTCCATTCCACCGGGTCCCAGCGGCGCGCCAACCCGTGGCCGGGTGGACGTGCTGCCCACCGGGCGGAACTTTTATGCCGTGGACATCCGCGCCGTTCCTTCCCGTTTTGCCTGGCAGGTGGGACGACAACTGGGGGACGCACTGCTGACGACATACGTCCGGCAGCAGGGACGTTTTCCCGAAGTCATCGGCCTGACGCTGTGGGGAACGGCCAACATGCGTACCCAGGGCGATGACCTTGCCCAGGTGCTCTGGCTGCTTGGCGTCGAGCCGGTATGGAATGTGACCAACCAGCGCCTGGCCGGTCTCCGGCTGCTGCCGGTCGAGCAGTTGCAACGCCCGCGCATTGATGTCGTCGTCCGGGTTTCCGGCTTTTTCCGCGATGCCTTTCCCAACCTGCTGGCGTTGCTCGATGACGCTGTCAACCTGGCCGCCGAAGCGGATGAACCGGACGAATGGAACTACGTCCGCAAGCATGTCCGGGTGGAGGAACAGCAGCGGATTGCCGCCGGTACACCGCCCGAAGTGGCCCGCCAGCAGGCGCGTTTCCGGGTTTTTTCCAACCGGCCCGGTGTCTATGGCGTGGGGATTCTGGCCGCCATCGCCGAAGGCGCTTGGACGAGCCGCGAAGACCTGGCGCAGATTTACCTGCGCTGGAGTGGCTACGCCTACACGGCGGGCGAGTATGGCACACCGGCCGAAACCATCCTGGCGGCGCGACTGGCGGCCTGCGAAGTCGTGGCCCAGAATCAGGACAACCGCGAGCATGACATTCTTGACAGCGATGACTACATGCAGTTTCACGGCGGCATGGCGGCCGCCGTCCACAACCTGCGCGGGGAACTGCCGCCGACTTTGCTGGGCGACTCGTCTGATCCGGCGCGGCCGCAAGTGCGCTCACTTGACGAAGAACTGCGCCGGGTCCTGCGCGCACGGGTGACGAATCCAAAGTGGCTGCGGGCCATTCAGGAACATGGCTACAAGGGCGCCCTCGAAATGGCCGCCACCGTGGATTACCTGTTTGGGTACAGCGCGCTGACCGGTCTCGTCGCGGACTGGATGTATGAGCGGGTTGCCGAGGCATACCTTTTTGATGAAGCGGCTGCCGCGTTTCTGCGCCGGAGCAATCCCTGGGCACAGCGGGACATCGCTGCGCGGCTTCTGGAAGCGGCCCGGCGGGGGCTGTGGGCGCAGCCGCCGCCAGCGGTACTACGTCGTCTGGCCGCCGTCCAGGCAACGGCTGAAGAAGCCATCCAGCAGGCGGAGGTGAACTGTGACCGGGAGACATAA
- a CDS encoding ABC transporter substrate-binding protein, producing MTGRHNAQGNWSRTATAVAAVTAVVWLGTACQSFRAPADNHRPAAHTTAPKPQRIASLSVGTDEILCALVPPERIVALSKYAADPEVSYVADTARRIGVFVEREPERILSLRADLVLLARYTKAELRQAVEQTGTPTVVVEDFRSLADIENNLRRIGQTVGEPERAEAVIADMRTKLAEARAGLRPDRAGWRALYLMPPLMVAGRDTMADVKLTAAGLRNAAADLTGHVALSAEALLARDPDVIFVATGLAADRGFREQLLADKRLASLSAIRKRRVVALPSRSLRTVSHHIADAVGDIVRAVNALP from the coding sequence GTGACCGGGAGACATAACGCGCAAGGGAACTGGTCACGGACGGCCACGGCCGTTGCGGCTGTGACAGCCGTCGTGTGGCTGGGCACTGCCTGCCAGTCCTTTCGTGCGCCGGCCGACAACCACCGGCCGGCTGCACACACAACCGCGCCCAAGCCACAACGCATCGCCTCACTTTCGGTTGGTACGGATGAAATCCTCTGCGCGCTCGTGCCGCCGGAACGGATCGTCGCGCTGTCAAAGTACGCTGCCGACCCCGAAGTGAGTTACGTGGCTGATACGGCCCGCCGGATTGGTGTCTTTGTCGAACGGGAGCCGGAGCGGATTCTTTCGCTGCGGGCCGATCTGGTGCTGCTGGCGCGCTACACCAAAGCGGAACTGCGGCAGGCCGTCGAGCAGACCGGAACGCCAACCGTGGTCGTCGAGGATTTCCGGTCACTGGCTGACATTGAAAACAACCTGCGCCGGATCGGGCAGACGGTGGGCGAACCGGAGCGCGCCGAGGCCGTGATTGCCGACATGCGGACAAAACTGGCTGAGGCGCGGGCCGGGCTGCGTCCCGACCGGGCCGGGTGGCGGGCGCTGTACCTGATGCCACCGCTGATGGTGGCCGGGCGCGATACCATGGCGGATGTGAAACTGACCGCAGCGGGCCTGCGCAATGCCGCTGCGGACCTGACCGGCCACGTGGCGCTTTCGGCCGAGGCCTTGCTGGCGCGTGACCCGGATGTCATCTTTGTGGCGACGGGACTGGCGGCCGACCGTGGCTTCCGGGAACAATTGCTGGCCGACAAGCGGTTGGCCAGCCTGAGTGCCATTCGGAAACGGCGCGTCGTGGCGCTGCCGTCACGGTCGCTGCGGACGGTATCGCACCACATTGCCGACGCCGTAGGTGATATTGTTCGTGCCGTCAATGCCTTGCCGTAG
- a CDS encoding radical SAM protein has product MATDTRDDAGWPVPPRPPEGVVMWNINTTCNYRCSYCTQRFLDDRTRWARDTPRFLEGFRRLPGRWEVKLSGGEPFLHPTLMDIVAGLAEMGHHVSVVTNFSAGIEKLDRFLEAAGAALRVFSASLHREYVATEQEETAFIEKARHVMTRLPPGASFHVTCVATRANLPVLPELVQRFAAAGIRLKVQPEKQQRDVIAYTAGEQAQILALGGHNGLGMIAPSFQGRPCWAGAYAFTLDDRGAAWRCYPARRYRQEYLGNFLDGTFALRETAQPCQYAYCNCTVPIERGMMTRS; this is encoded by the coding sequence ATGGCGACCGACACACGGGATGATGCCGGATGGCCGGTACCGCCGCGTCCGCCGGAAGGCGTCGTGATGTGGAACATCAACACGACGTGCAACTACCGCTGCTCATACTGTACGCAGCGTTTTCTGGATGACCGGACCCGCTGGGCGCGCGATACGCCACGCTTTCTGGAGGGCTTCCGGCGGTTGCCGGGACGCTGGGAAGTCAAGCTTTCGGGCGGCGAGCCATTTCTGCACCCAACCCTGATGGACATCGTTGCCGGCCTGGCCGAAATGGGACATCACGTGAGCGTTGTGACGAACTTCTCGGCCGGCATTGAGAAGCTTGACCGGTTTCTGGAGGCGGCAGGAGCGGCGCTGCGGGTCTTCTCGGCCAGCCTGCACCGGGAGTACGTGGCGACGGAGCAGGAAGAAACAGCCTTCATTGAGAAGGCGCGTCATGTGATGACGCGGCTGCCGCCGGGGGCGAGCTTTCACGTCACCTGTGTGGCCACACGCGCCAACCTGCCCGTTCTGCCGGAACTGGTACAGCGTTTTGCCGCCGCCGGGATTCGCCTCAAGGTGCAGCCTGAAAAGCAGCAGCGGGATGTCATTGCCTATACAGCCGGGGAGCAGGCGCAGATTCTGGCGCTGGGCGGACACAACGGTCTGGGGATGATTGCGCCTTCGTTTCAGGGGCGGCCCTGCTGGGCAGGGGCCTATGCCTTCACGCTTGATGACCGGGGTGCGGCCTGGCGGTGCTATCCGGCGCGGCGGTACCGGCAGGAGTATCTGGGGAACTTTCTGGATGGCACGTTTGCGCTCCGTGAGACAGCCCAGCCGTGCCAGTATGCCTATTGCAACTGTACGGTCCCCATTGAGCGGGGGATGATGACGCGTTCGTGA